In Polyangiaceae bacterium, the genomic window ATCAGGTCGGCCAGCATCTTCTCCATCTGCTGGATGCCCGCAACAATGTCGTCGAGCACCGCCTCGCCCTCTTCGTCGGTGACCGCGCCGCTCTCGCGCAGGAACCCGACGTTGGTCTTGACCACGGTCAGCGGGCTGCGGAGATCGTGGGAGAAGCCGCGGATCGAGCCGATCCACTGCTCGCGCACCGCCTCGATGCCACGCGCGGCGTGCTCCACGGCGTGCCCGTCGTCGCCGTCGCGCTCCTCCAGGCGGCGGATCCACTCGTGCTGGCGCGCGGTCAGCGCCAGGATTTCGCGCCGCGCGTCGGCCTCGGCGCGCGTCAGCTTCAAGTAGCCCTCGTTGATCTCGCGGGAGGCCAGCGCGTTCAGTCGCGTGGTGCGCCGGAGCTCCACCAGGTAGCCGAGGCCCGCACCCGCCAGCGCGACCAATGCGCTGGAGCCGAGGCCGCTGATCTCGAAGCTGCCCATCAGCGCCGCCGACCCGCCGCCGGCGATCAGCCCGAGCACCGGCGGCAGCCAGCGATTGTGCGAGTACAGGTTCAGGCGGTACTCGCAGCACTCGTCGCCGTTGGCGATGCAGTGCTTCTCCTCCAGGTGTGCCTTCGGCAGGCCCCACATCCGCGGCAGGTTCGCCATCTGCGCCTGCCGCGACAGGCACATGAGCCGGCTCTCCGGCACCTGGCTGGTGTAGCGGATGGTGACCGCGCCGTTCTTCTCCCGCCGGGTCTCGACGCGGCTCACACGGGTGAGCACCCGCATGTTCCGGGCGCCGAGCTCGTAGGCGTCGCGGGGACCGATGGCGCCGATCAGGAAGCGGGTCGGCCCGGTCTTCTCGGTGATGTCGTGGGCGCAGGCCTCCGTGAACTCCTCGTCGGTCTCGAGCTTGGCGCGCGCCGCTGTCAGCACGCGCTCGAACGCAGGGTGCCCGAGCCAAGCGTCTTCGGCGCGCAGCGTGTCGATCGGGACGTCTGCCTGCTTCGCCAGCTCGGCCAGCGCCGATTCGCCCCCCCGCTCGCGCAAGTACGCGAGCAGCGGGGCGACGATGCGGATGTTCAGGTCGGCGGGCGGCACGAGGTTCTCGGTTCCGAGCAGCACCCCCCAAGACGGCAGGGAGACGCGAAACTTTAGCCTACGCCCTTCCCTGGCCCGGCGCCGAAGCGACGCCCACGACCCGGTTCCGGCCGGCACGCTTGGCCGCGTAGAGGCGCTCGTCGGCCCGGCGCAGCATCGCCGGACCCGTTCGCTCGCCCCCCTCACCCAGCGTCGCGCAGCCGCCGCTCACGCTGACCGGGATGGCCTGCGCCTCGAAGCTCGCGGGCAGGACCTCGATGCTGGCGCGGATGCGCTCGGCGACCCGCTGCGTGTTCTTGGCGTCCGTCGCCCGGAGCAGCACCACGAATTCCTCGCCGCCGTAGCGCGCGAACACGTCCTCGCTCCGGAGCTGCGCCTGGGTGACCTGAGCGATGTGTCGGATCACCGCGTCGCCGGCGGCGTGCCCGCGGGTGTCGTTCACGCGCTTGAAGTGGTCGATGTCGAACATGATCACGCCCAGCTCGGTGCCGTGCCGCACCGCGTACGCGAGCTCGGCCCGCAGGCGCTCCTCGAAGTGGCGGCGGTTGTAGGCACCGGTGAGCGGGTCGCGCGTGCTCGACTCGTGGAGCTGGCGCAACAGGCGCTCGTGCATGCCGTCCGTCACGGTGTAGCGGAAGCAGGCGTGCGAGCCGAATTGCACCAGATCGCCGTCCCCCAGCACCGCGCGGCTGATGCGCCGGCCGCGCACCCAGGTGCCGTTGCTGGAGGCCAGATCTTCGATCGCGTGGGCGTTGCCGAGCCAGGTGACGCGGGCGTGGAAGCGGCTGACCCCACCGTCCTCGATCTGGAGCTGATTCTGATGGTGGCGCCCGATGGCGCAGGTCTCGGTGCCGAGCGACACCAAACTCCCCGCGTCCACGCCGTCGAGCCGAATCAAGACCACGCTCTCCGTCTGAGACGCCGGCCCCGGCGGCGCGCTCACCTGCGTGATGCGCTCCTCGTTGAACACCACGGGCTCGGCCTCTTCGGCCTCCGCGGGCACGCGCACCGCGGGCATGTCCTTGCGGGTGATGGCGGTCGGCGGGGCAGCGCGGCTCGGCGGCGGTGGCATCAGCGCGATTCGGCTCGGCGGCGGCGGCGGCTCGCAGGAGTCGGGCATTGGCTTGGGGTTCGTGCTCGGCATGGCGCTCACCACGAGATCTGAGGAAAGGGTCGTGACGGTTTGGCGAACAGGTAGCCTTGCAGGAGGTCGCAGCCGAGCTCGACCAGGGCGTCGCGTTCGGCAGGCGTCTCGACGCCCTCGGCCACGACCAGCATGCCCATGTCTCGGCACAGGCTGCTCATGGACCGGACGACCTTCTGCTTGGTGGCGCTCGAGTCGATGCCGCGCACGAGCGACATGTCGAGCTTCACCACCTCCGGCTCGAGCTGCGCGAAGCTGGTGAGCCCCGAGTAGCCCGCGCCCAGATCGTCGATGGCGATCCGGAAGCCCATCTCCCGGAGCCGCGCGATGCGGGGGCGCACGTCGCCGACCTCGTCCAGGGCGGCGCGCTCGGTGATCTCGAGCACGACGCGGGAGGCGATGCGCGACAGCGGCGACTCCTGCGCGGTCAGCGTCGGGTCGAGCAGATCCCGCACGTGCAGGTTGACGAACAAGGCGCCAGCGGCCGGGTTCTCCGCCACCGGGCCCGCCGCGCGCGCCCGGATCGAGCGCCCGAGCACGTCGAGCTGTTCCAGGCGCAGCGCCGCGTCGATCACCGCGCCCGGGTGCGGCAGGCTCGGCTCGCTCGACCGCAGCAGCGCCTCGTGGCCGAAGACGCGTCGATTCCGCGCGTCCACGATGGGCTGATAGGCGATCCACAGGGTCTCGAGCGCGCGCTCGAAGCTGACCTCGAGCCCTGCGCGGTCGCCCGGCCCTGCCGTCTCGGTGCCGAGCAGCTCCGCCGCCCTGGCCTTCATGCGCGCCATGCGGTGGTAGCGCACGGCCTTCTCCACCGTCGCGACCAGGTCGTCGTTCTCCACGGGCTTGGTCAGGTAGCGGAACGCGCCGTACTCCACGGCGTCCACGGCGGTCGAGACCGCTGGCGCGCCGGTGATCAGGATGACCGGCACCACCAGGTCGGTGTCGCGGATGTTGCGCAGGAGCTCGATGCCGTCCATCCCGGGCATCGCGATGTCGCTCAGCACCACGTCGAAGCGCTCGGTCTGGACCAGCTCGATGGCGGCGGCAGCGCTGGTGGCGGTCTTGGGCTCGTAGCCCCGGAGCCGGAGCAGCCGCGCGAGGCTCCGGAGCAGCGTCTCGTCGTCGTCCACGATCAGCACCGTTCCGCTGATCTTCTTCGTCGTCAGCGGGTCCGGCGTGTCACGCCGCTCTCGCGGGCTCTCGATTGCGGCGGGCATGGTCATGTTCAGCATAACGGCTCCTTCGATGGTTCCTGAAGGCGGGCTCATGGCACCCGGTGGACCACGACCGGTGCGGCGGCTCCGGCGTCGGCGGCGCCCGAGACCACGAAAGTGAGGCCCGGCCCCGACTGCGCGCTGGTCGTGAAGCTGCATGTGCGATTGAGTGCGAGGAACGGCGACAGGACGTTGAGGCCGACTGCGTCCCACGGCGCCAGGTTGAACAGCACCTGGCCGGTGACGTCCGTCTGACCGCTCACGGACAGCAGGCCGGCGCTCTGGATCAGTGCGCCCATCTCACCCGTTCCGCCGCCGCCGGAGGCCACGACCACCACGCCGCCCTTCTGAACGAAGCTGGCGAGCGCCGCGTTCCAGGCGCTGCCCGCTGCCGCGAGGGCGCCAGCGGGAGCGGCGGTCTGGTCGTAGACGAGGAACACGTCGAAGCTCTGCTTGTCGAGCTGGCTCGGCACGGCGGCGCTCGAACCTACGGCGGTCGCCGTATACGAGCGCCCCTTCGCGGCCGCCGCCCAGCCGATGGCCTGCTTGACCTTGTTCTCGATGGGGTTCGGCGAGAACTCGTCGTAGGCGAGGACGCGAACCGGGTTGCCCGGCGGCAGGAACACGGCGTTACCGAGCAACGCGGTCCCGGGCGAGCTCTGCTGGTTCTGCTCGAAGCTCATGCAGAGCAGCACGACGTGACCGGCGGAGGCACCCAGGCACTTCCCGGCCTGGCAGATCCCGCTCGGGCAGGCGTTGTTGCAGGCGCCGCAGTGCTCGGGATCGCTGTCGAGATCCACGCACTCCGGCGCGCAGTAGCTGAGCGGCGGCGTACACGCCGGCACGCAGGCGTAGCCGCCGTCCAGCGGCGCGCAAATCGGGGCCGCACCGCTGCACTGGGTCGCGCAGTCGCCGCACTTCGACGGCTGGTCGTAGGGCGGGGAGCAGCCGGAGTCGCCGGCGTCGGGGCTCCCGCCCTCGGCGTCCGAGCTCGCCGCGTCCGCGTCCGGGTGCTTGGCGTCGTTGCCCGAGTGCTGGTCCGCCGGCGCATCGCCCGCGTCGCCGGCGTCGCCGCCCGCGTCACCGCCGGCGCCCGCGCCGCCGGGCTCGACGCAACCCTCGTAGCGGCAGCGTCCTCCGACCACCCCGCCGTCGCTGCACGACGCCGCGAGGGCGACCAGGGTCAGCACGGCGCCGAGCTTGGTCATGGCTTCCCTCCCGCCCGCTCCACGCTGCGAGTCTCGCGGGTGATGGCGAACTCCACGCGCCGGTTCATGAACCAGGCGCGCTCGCTCTTCTTCTCGACCAGCGGCACGGTGGCCCCGAAACCGCGCGAGGAGAGCCGGGAGCGCTCGAGCCCTTGCTTCACCAGGAACTCGAGCACGCTCTGGGCGCGATCGTCGCTCAGCTTCTGGTTGAACCAAGCCGGACCACGCTCGTCCGTGTGCCCTTGGACCTCGATGTGCGCGTAGCTCGGCTGCGACAGGATGAGCTTCGCCACCCGCTCGAGCAGCGGGTAGCTGGCCGGACGAATGCGCGCGCTGTTGGTCCAGAAGTGGACGCGATCGTCGAGCACGATCTTGTCTCCGGTGACCCGCACCTGCTCCGAGTCCGGGCAGCCATCCTCGTCGGCGTAGCCGTTCTTGGTCTCGGGCTCGTTCGGGCAGGCGTCTTTCGGATCGAGGATGCCGTCCTGGTCGTTGTCGGGATCCGGGCAGCCGTCCTCGTCCTCGAAGCCGTCTTTGTCCTCGGGCTCGTTCGGGCAGGCGTCCTTCGGATCGAGGATGCCGTCCCGATCGTTGTCGGGGTCGGGGCAACCGTCGGCGTCCTCGAAGCCGTCCGCGTCCTCGGGAACGAGCGGGCATCGATCGATCGCGTCGAGGATGCCGTCGCCGTCGTTGTCGCGGTCGGGACAGCCATCCTCGTCCTGGAAGCCGTCCTTGTCCTCCGGATCGTCCGGGCAGCGATCGACCGAGTCCTTGATCCCGTCGCGATCGCGATCGCCGTCGGGCTTGGGGCCCTTGTCCGGATCCCAGACCGCGTGCACGCCGGCGAAGACGACGTTGGCGTCGGCGGGCCGGAGCTCCGAGTCGGGCTGGAAAACGTGGGCCCAGCCGATCACGGGGCCGACACCGAAGCGCCCGTGGTGGAAGAAGAAGTCCCAGCCGACCTGCGCGTCCGCGAGCGCTCGCGTCTGACCCCCGGTACGGGTCGGGCCAGCCGCTGCGGCCAGCCAGAGCCCAGCTACCGGATTCACGCGTAGACCGCCAGCGACGTGGGTCGCGGAGGCGTCGCCCTGCGCTTCGAAGCGCGGATCCTCCGGCGTCTCGCCCGCGCTGAGCCAGAGCGCGCCGACCTCGAGCTGGGCGCCGAGGGCCGGAGCAATTGGCAGCTCGAGCGCCGCGAGACCGACGGCGCCCGGCCCGAGCTCGCGCTCCTGATGGCCGCCGAAGGCCTTGGCCGCCGCAGCGACGCCGTGCACCTTCACGCCGTCCGCCAGCGCGGGACGGGCCAGAGTCGCCACGGCCACGAGAGTGACCAGAGCCCCGGCACGTCGCGACACCTCAGCCTCCCGGACACATGATCGACAC contains:
- a CDS encoding HAMP domain-containing histidine kinase, whose amino-acid sequence is MLLGTENLVPPADLNIRIVAPLLAYLRERGGESALAELAKQADVPIDTLRAEDAWLGHPAFERVLTAARAKLETDEEFTEACAHDITEKTGPTRFLIGAIGPRDAYELGARNMRVLTRVSRVETRREKNGAVTIRYTSQVPESRLMCLSRQAQMANLPRMWGLPKAHLEEKHCIANGDECCEYRLNLYSHNRWLPPVLGLIAGGGSAALMGSFEISGLGSSALVALAGAGLGYLVELRRTTRLNALASREINEGYLKLTRAEADARREILALTARQHEWIRRLEERDGDDGHAVEHAARGIEAVREQWIGSIRGFSHDLRSPLTVVKTNVGFLRESGAVTDEEGEAVLDDIVAGIQQMEKMLADLMSVATLDMGSVRLEPETVRVSVLAERIRSRINALVHGRQVRASVLPTREAPESIDCDPLLLDRVLDNLLSNAAKYTERGSIVIEVDGTPGYLTIKISDTGKGIDEAELERVFEPGGSRRARRSANSWGVGLSVVVQLLSRIGGRLEVMSKPGTGTTFWAHFPIRARQSIPAPATQASKLAEVVSIRRLRSA
- a CDS encoding GGDEF domain-containing protein; translation: MPSTNPKPMPDSCEPPPPPSRIALMPPPPSRAAPPTAITRKDMPAVRVPAEAEEAEPVVFNEERITQVSAPPGPASQTESVVLIRLDGVDAGSLVSLGTETCAIGRHHQNQLQIEDGGVSRFHARVTWLGNAHAIEDLASSNGTWVRGRRISRAVLGDGDLVQFGSHACFRYTVTDGMHERLLRQLHESSTRDPLTGAYNRRHFEERLRAELAYAVRHGTELGVIMFDIDHFKRVNDTRGHAAGDAVIRHIAQVTQAQLRSEDVFARYGGEEFVVLLRATDAKNTQRVAERIRASIEVLPASFEAQAIPVSVSGGCATLGEGGERTGPAMLRRADERLYAAKRAGRNRVVGVASAPGQGRA
- a CDS encoding EAL domain-containing response regulator, producing the protein MPAAIESPRERRDTPDPLTTKKISGTVLIVDDDETLLRSLARLLRLRGYEPKTATSAAAAIELVQTERFDVVLSDIAMPGMDGIELLRNIRDTDLVVPVILITGAPAVSTAVDAVEYGAFRYLTKPVENDDLVATVEKAVRYHRMARMKARAAELLGTETAGPGDRAGLEVSFERALETLWIAYQPIVDARNRRVFGHEALLRSSEPSLPHPGAVIDAALRLEQLDVLGRSIRARAAGPVAENPAAGALFVNLHVRDLLDPTLTAQESPLSRIASRVVLEITERAALDEVGDVRPRIARLREMGFRIAIDDLGAGYSGLTSFAQLEPEVVKLDMSLVRGIDSSATKQKVVRSMSSLCRDMGMLVVAEGVETPAERDALVELGCDLLQGYLFAKPSRPFPQISW
- a CDS encoding OmpA family protein yields the protein MSRRAGALVTLVAVATLARPALADGVKVHGVAAAAKAFGGHQERELGPGAVGLAALELPIAPALGAQLEVGALWLSAGETPEDPRFEAQGDASATHVAGGLRVNPVAGLWLAAAAGPTRTGGQTRALADAQVGWDFFFHHGRFGVGPVIGWAHVFQPDSELRPADANVVFAGVHAVWDPDKGPKPDGDRDRDGIKDSVDRCPDDPEDKDGFQDEDGCPDRDNDGDGILDAIDRCPLVPEDADGFEDADGCPDPDNDRDGILDPKDACPNEPEDKDGFEDEDGCPDPDNDQDGILDPKDACPNEPETKNGYADEDGCPDSEQVRVTGDKIVLDDRVHFWTNSARIRPASYPLLERVAKLILSQPSYAHIEVQGHTDERGPAWFNQKLSDDRAQSVLEFLVKQGLERSRLSSRGFGATVPLVEKKSERAWFMNRRVEFAITRETRSVERAGGKP